Within the Carassius gibelio isolate Cgi1373 ecotype wild population from Czech Republic chromosome B4, carGib1.2-hapl.c, whole genome shotgun sequence genome, the region TTTGGCCAGAGTGCTTGGTCATCTTCAAGTTCAAGTGTAACAAATTGGTcagaatagccgtgtttccactatcgagctaagaccggcgtgctagtgcgtgccagggccagtcgcgtttccactgtcacttccggggcttgccttgatcgtgcctcgccggggcttcctcggggccaacggccagggttttttggcccgacgaaaaccttgggccaaagcgggccagctggggctagaggaggggttatgaacaaaggcggagtttctccgtgtctagagagcgtcagcgcgggtCATTTCAgagagataacagctttaacaccagcattaaagacgttttaaaataagttgagctcaaaactcacccttagttagcagcaagtgtttgaaataacttggtccaatgtggattataatcactaaacaaggcagaaatatttataagcgatgtaaaagactatgtacgctaaacatgttaccatagtaaacatggtaaaataagaccgcttgaagaaatcagacgtcagcttcttattctctatcacaatagtgtattaagtaacttatattatctttcacaagcctcgtctcgagagtttatctcacgttgcctatcataaaagaatatagcctaataatgttttttgttcgggagcttttataacaatagagatattatcattcattctaaatgtgacggctatactgtggctaataaacagaaacagactcgactgaataagcaggctattttcataagcgttaaaaataaataaataaaatagaaataagtgtatttatgtgtgattaattttgagtcctgataaattaaatcaattctataattaaaacatcgatgattttgaatttgaatatataacaaagcatgcaaacaaacggcctcttttaagccctggctcgcactgggccgacagtggaaatgcggctagtgactgctagtactcattactcatcaattttcctaaaaactttttgctttcctcctgtttcttccttttttcagcaccgcttgggtagcttcgcttcatttttactgtcaacactctctctctgtacacaatgtctatcactgtcaatcacttcttcttcgtcagttttttggcgcattacagccttgtcactttcgcagatgcgcagtaagtgaaataatggaatagtccaatgtagtgaggtggggggggccctcctgtctgcgacactaatgatttgatgccatttttcaaatggagttttagaaatatatattttgcacgaagtaaaaaaaaataaaaatctttaagcaagttaatggggcattttgggggcccctaggtagctcggggcccaaggcaattgccgacctttgcctaatggtaaagtccgcccctgtgcatgagtcccttgtttgttctgaacatttAAACTGAGAGCTGTTCTTCAGAAATTTTTTTAAGGTCCTGCACATTATTCAGTTTTCCATCATCCTTGCATTTTTGAAccttttccagcagtgactgtatgattttgagatactgtacatcttttcacactgaggacaatagagacactcaaacacaactatttaaaacgattccaacattcactgatgctccagaaggaaacaagatgcattaagagctgggggggaatttgaagatcaaggtaaattgtactcgATTTGTGTTCCAGGAAACTTACAagtcatatatacatacatacatacatatatatgtatgtatatatgtatgtatgtatatgtatatatatgtatgtgtatatattagggctgtcaaaaatagcgcgttaacgacgttaattagttgtttgtcgttaattacgtcaaatttttttacgcatttcacgcatgcgcagtgtgacaaattattcaggtcaggaaagtctcgtcgatctctgaattctcaagatagtaacaaacagcggcgagcgccgcgacgaaaacaccgaagaagcttaaggttttaccccagttactctcaaatacattcatgccaagctcgataaacagagacgactttggtagttgatacgctggagcttcttcctgttatagcgtcctgtgtttcacactgtgcatgcgcagaacgcatacatgcaatgcagcgaaaattacagctgtttggaaaagtatatgcatttttacttggttttactggcacttgaagccttcagaacgtgaaaatatcgatcctaaagtattgtggcagagcaaatgaacgcctcccaaaaacaagagtgcccagagtgcagaaggcgcatgtttgtgtttctgagttcattctttcgagtttctctatgcataatgtcatagatatgtggctatatttaaccacaggTTCACCTAAAACCCTTACACTATCtttagttaaatggcatggtttgatatagggctcaggtaaatttgattaagtaaatgttaaacttttgaaattcagaaaaaaagaaacacatattgatgaatcaataaatgaaaattatgtatctgtgtcctgttatttatcttttggtatacatttcagaaaaaaaatgattaggattcaggtgtaattgctaatagtgattaatcctgattaatctactgaaaattctgattaatttgattaaaaattgtaatcatttgacagccctagtatatatatatatatatatatatatatatatatatatatatatatatatatatatatatatatatatatatatatatatatatatatatatatatatatatatatatatatatatatatatatatatatatatatatatatatgtgacactTTATATTAATGGTTTGATATCTAATGCAGTGACATTGTGCTgtggcttaagtgtccaaatactttatACAGCCACTGTAAATTATCTTTGTGACTTCCAGCGTAAAGAAATGCAAAAACTGTACCTTTACTTGCTGTAGTACCCTCTAAGGTACATCTTTGTACCTTATCCACCACTAAAGGGTGCATTTTAGGACCTTAAATAGTAAATACAACTGTTTTAGTGTATACAGAGAAAGTGAACACAGTCCAAAACAActcttttcaaaatattttccaaGTACTTTAAGGTCAACATATGCACTATTTAGGGGTTAGATTAGGCACTTTTGAGAGTACAGCCCTATAGTGACATTTCCATTAACATTATAAAGACTTCATGTGAGTCAAATCTTTGACGACATCGTGAACGAATACATTTTTTGTGCATTAGATTAACTTGCTTTAGATGATTTTGTACGATACATCCAGGCCCCATTTTTAAATGGTTACATTCTGTTCCTTTTGTGCCTCTAATTTCTGTAAAATGGTCCTTGCAGACTGTACCTGACAAACTGAAGACATTATACTTTTGTGCCCCAGTCTGGTTCCAGAACTGTAATAGTATTATTCAGAGAATGATGGGGCTCCGTCGCTCTCAAGGGCCCTTTGCAAACTTGCTAATGAGCCTTAGCGACAGcagctttatttttcttttcttttttttaacatccACAGTGTGAATGTGACAAGTTCACATGGTGGAATGATGTATGGAAACTAGTTCCAAATGAGATTTCATAATCCCGGCTGTGGCAGTCCTATGAATATGAATTGACCTGAGTGATATTCATTTGCATTTGCTGGGTGTACAGTATTCCAGCATAATGCCGAAAATTACCTGTCTGCCCCACTTAGCCAACAAACTCTTGAAGACTTGGGTAATTTGGGTTTCAGTTAGCTGGTAATGGACACCTTCATGGTGATAAAAACGGATGGGGTGCACACAAATTGTATCATCTCCTGCAGAGGAGGAGAATGAAGGAGCACAAGCCCAAAATGTCTAGAAACAGGTTTAACCATATGACTTTGTTCCCCTGTGACCCAAAAGAAATGGCTGTGGATGGGATTGTTTGAGCCTCATCGGATCCAAAACTCATCAGGCCTCATTGATTACGCCCCATTTGCTGTATGCTGGGTCAATTACCCCCACTGTCAGCATTCGGGTTTTCCTTCTAATGTAGAAACACTTTTCACTCATTACTTGATGTGAATGTGTACGGGACAGACTGCTAATTTACATTAGCAAATCAATCTGGGGACGTTCTGACTGATAAATACTTTTTCCTGGTAAAACAAGCAACATCAACATCATGGGTTTGATTCTCTGGTTTATATGCTATATGAGCTGTTTAATaccaatttttaattttttatatttttctatttagttttaatttttacattgcttttacgtttcctttttcattcttttctttttattttttttacttacataTGCCACTAGTTGTAGCCAGCAATGTTTCTAACTACATTGCTTTGAATGAAACCATCAACCAAATGAAATTAAGATATATTGTCTTGCATTTTAACAGGCAACTTTGAGCTGGTCAGTCTGCTTTTGGAAAGAGGAGCAGACCCTTTGATTGGCACAACTTACCGTAATGGCATTTCCTCTGGCCCGCTGGGTGAAATGAACTCATACAGCCTTGCAGCATCACATGGACACAGGTAACATACACCCAATGACTCGACAGTATATGAAGTGAATAAACTGACAGCACATTCACCACCAGCACAACAGGGAACCCAGCTTTCATTAGCTCATTGACCCATTTGTCACCACATATCATTATTTCCATGTCATTCTGCATCATTCTGACTGCTGAAAGTCAATATATCAGATTGTAACCCCTGATGTGTTATTATTGGCATGCATAAAAGCTGAGCTGGTGTATTTGGCCGCAAAACCGTGTGTAATTTACTACCATAACTCCAAGCCCATCACTCTGCACTGCAGTTGAACAGTATGGATGACTGCGTGCTCATTCATTCACTCTCACCTATGGCCAGAGCTGCATAATGGAAGCTCATTGAAATTCACACTGCATACATCTGAATGAGAATCCAGCGTGTTTGACGGCCAACTCACCCACCTCTGCGGAATTAAGGCGATCCGTTATAAAGGGCGTCAGAATAGGATGCGTAGCAAGGTCTGAGCCAGAAACGGGATGTCTTTGGCTTTCAAGTCTTAGAGATGTTTGCAGTGGTGCATGCCGGAGTGATTGGTTGTTTATGCATATTAGATCAGTTCGCTGCTACTTTTAGGAAGGTGTATGAGTTTACAAAGACAAACAATCCTGAGAAAATGCGGCAAAGCGTGTTGGAACGCATTGATAAATGGAAGTCATAAACAAAGAAGCGCTCAAAGTATTTCATAGATGTTTCATAGAACTCTCTTTTCTCATCAATTCCACTGATTATATAAGTGATGCAAGCAAGTCATCCTCATGGCTAATGGCTTTGTTGAAACAGTCAGATtaagacacttaaaaaaataacagcCTTCAGTCAAGCTCTTCTTAAGAGATAGTGGAGATTTccacactttttacatttttctgtgtATAAACACTGGATTGACAAATAACAGACTTTTTCatacttcatttattttataaatttagttttattattataattttttttattggcattaaATAACACTTCTTTccacacttattttattttattatattttatttatttacttatttttattaataattttaatatgctaaaacttttggtgctcaaggaacatttgttattatgttgaaaactgttttaatatttgtaattttaaaaatattaatatgctagaattttttaatttttttggaaaacaatttttttttttaaattgttgaacattctattcaacaatttgaatagaatgttcaaaagacagcatttatttgaaatataaatcttttttttacattttaaatggttgTACTGTCACTTTGccattttaatgcattcttgctgaaaaaaaaaatcatttaatttgaCTAATTCCAAACATTCGAAAGGTGGtgcttatttaaaaacaaatctttaaaaaagtaCAAACGTATACAGTATCATGAAAGTGGTCCATAGActtctcattttgtgttccatggtAAACGTAACAGCTGGTTTGGGAAACACTTGATATCGTTTTGATTGaactattctcttaatgagtatgAATACCTGAGTGAGTTTGTTACATGCACTTGCTCCTGCAGGAACGTGTTCCGGAAGCTTCTGTCCCAGGTGGAAAAGGACAAGGGGGACGTGCTGTCTCTGGAGGAGATCCTAGCCGAGGGCTCCGAGACCGTAGAGAGGAGAGTGCCACAGAATGAAGCCACCCTCCGGACAGGCAAGGCCAAACTAAGGGCCCTTCGCGAGGCCATGTACCACAGTGCCGAGCACGGCCATGTGGACATTACCATAGACATCCGCAGCCTGGGTTAGTAAAAACACTGCACGACTACCACAGACATCAACCGCCTGGCTCACTTCTGTCATGCAGCcattagtctcagcctcagacgccATCTGATGCATACTGCACATAAAAATGACAAGCAGTAGCTAAAATTTTCAGTCCTGCTGAAGCGCACAAAGCCCGTTCTTTATTAGTCCATTGTGATTAATACTCATGATGGCACCTATTTTTGAGGCTGAACTAATCACTTGCCAAAGTATACCAGGTTAGTGGCATCAAATCTTTGAAAGACACTCTTTGAAAGATGTTTGAGGCCTTAGTAGCTAGCATGACGTGTATCTatcatttattttgctttgttttctgtgAAGAAATCCCTATGCACCATATTTATCTACTTAAACTAtttacactaacattcaaaagttggggtcagtaagtatttttttgttgttgtatgcattcaattatttaaaagttacagtaaagacatttataatgttacagaatgtTTCTAGTTTCAATAAATGCTGATTTTTGAACTTTTTACTAAGCAgagaatcatgatttttttttaaaatatatttattttcttaatattttagcattttcatgaaaatattaagcagcacaactgttttcaagattGATATCAATAAGAAATAAGcagtaaatcattatattagaatgatttctgaagaatcatgtgacactggagattggagtaatgattaatttttgtcatcacaggaataaatgacattttaaaatagaaaacagttttttttaattgcagttgtttttccacaatattactgctactgatttttttatactgtgttcttttaaaagcatgaaaaacTCATACCGACCCTAGACATCTAATGTAGCTGCAATATGGAACACATGTTCTCCTTACAGAAGATTGACAGATTGATGGATGGGGCAGGCTTTATATTTGGTGTATGCTGATGGTACATTACATACATTAACTGATAGATTGGTTTCATATGCAGGTGTACCCTGGACCCTGCACACGTGGCTGGAGTCCCTGCGAACGTGCTTCGTGCAGCAGCGGCGGCCGCTGATCCAAGGCCTGCTGAAGGACTTCAGCTGCATTAAAGAAGACGAGTACACGGAGGAGCTCCTCACACACGGACTGCCGCTCATGTTCCAGATCCTTCGAGCCAGCAAGGTCCATTCTCTGGGCTTTATTACAGTCTGACTTTTATTTTACTTCCTGATCATATCAGGAGACATTTATCGATATTTAGCCACCTGTGCAGGCTCCTGTTTGTTTCTGTTCAAGTGTGAACTACACACCCCCGTTTCTGACATTAGTTTATTTTAGTACTATTTATATACggttatagtatttaataatgttttgcattagcttttatttttatattttcagttccattttagttatgtttttgtgtttttattattatcttttatatatttctatttagttttattttatttcagtaattttgatACTTAATTTTATGTAGTGAAGGGAACTTTTCTAACTGTAGTTTAAAATGagtaattttaaacttattttattttattttttaaatttcatttaatttcatttaaattaatttaatacaacaGATGGTCTCACCCAAACATGTTTCTATTTagctttgttttatttcagttttacttttagtAATTTTGGTACTTTATTTCATGTACCAAAGGCAGCTTttctaattgtattttattttatcttattttttacaGATAGTCACACtcaaacatgtttaaaaatgccACAGCATTATACTTTTTGACAAAATCTATgtcttaaattaaattacatttgtacgcaattaatattaaagaaatattttaaaataatttcttctacccagctaatgttttcagatattattatcattttttttgtaaattatacacAAATGTCATTTAAAACCTTCAATTTGTATCTTATTTACTGTTCGAGGCTATTGGCTAAGCAGTGTGTGTTTTAGTCTGTCTGATATTATGGCATAGTTTCGCTGTCATATTACCAATTACTGGCACTTCAGAGTTTAATGTCCCTCATAAGTCTCTGCATTATTGTTATCACTGCGTGTCAGTCCCTGACTCCGAGCGAACAGGCAATCAACGTCAGCCACACCAGTTCCAGCTTTCTCAGTAATAAACATGATAAATCCTCTAATTACAGAGCTCATCATAAGTGCCATGTTAGTATTACTGCAGGCTTGTATGCATTTTCCTTTTAGAAAACCGAATTCAAGGTCTAactccagtgtgtgtgtttgtgtgctctgCAGAACGAGGTGATCAGCCAGCAGCTGTCAGTCATCTTTACCCAGTGCTACGGGCCTTTCCCAATCCCCAAACTCACCGAGATCAAAAAGAAGCAAACGTCTCGTTTGGGTGGGTATGTCAGTTGCAGCCCCTTGTTGAGTGCATCTTCAAAAGTGACTCTAGATCTGCCCTGCCTTTACATACAATATCAGTAACAAGCGAGAACCTCAGTTCAGTATATCAACAAAACTGCTTGTGCACAACAGTTTTATGAGCAAGAAGTTAAATAGCATAACTTACTTTTTAGACACAATATGGCCAGTAATTTGGTCTATTTTTGCTCTGATAATGAAAAAtagagttcagttcagttcaacgtAAAAGGCCAAATCAGCTTGTGCTGCACAGGGATTCACATTTATCTGAATTAATTGGTGAAGTGCACTTGTTAAATCCATTTAAACTACCGTTTTAGAGCACACAAGGACACTTTTCAGGATGTTTCTCTTAGGAGACacgaaaatacaattaaaaaatatttaattttgttcaaATATCTGTTTTGGAGGAACACTAGTGCCATCTATATTTTGGTTAAGCTATTGCaattataaaacagaaatatttcatgCTCTTTCTCGTAATGTGTCGACGACAGTCTGTCAAACGCGAAACATGGTGGTACTGAATAATGTAGAAGCTTGTGTAATCACTGTTGTGTAATATTGCATTTCCGACGTGGGGACTTCATCATTTGATTTGTTGCTTCCTACAGATCCACACTTTCTCAATAATAAAGAGATGTCTGACGTGACGTTTCTAGTGGAAGGAAAGCCCTTTTATGCTCATAAAGTGTTGCTCTTTACTGCCTCACCAAGGTATGTCTTCATATTGTGGAGTTTATTACACAGCAGGGGCGCCTGAACTTGGGAGTCATTTTTAGCACAGATTTCATAATAGCCAGCCCACATTAgaggcacttttttattttaaactatagTTCACAGTAGTTTTAGCTCCTGATATTATTTCAAACAGCAGCATGTGTGCTCATtaattgaatggaatgaaattcTCACAAATCTCAAGGAATTCAGAAGAGAGaactttatttttatgaaaagagATAGGCCATTTAAATTGACGGATTATATAAGAAATTATATGTATGACAGATATTAAACtcagtttttgtgtttgtgtgtgtgtgtgtatagccggATTAAATGTGCATATTTCAATTTTGCCATCTCAAGATTATTAGAAATTATAAATTcagtttaaatctaaatgtatCTATATGAATATCTGTCTTTAgtaaactattaatttaaatcatcATACATTATCTATGTAGATGTTAAATTGCCATCTCAAAataatttcagttaatattttaattgtatatatagaGATAgcatatactcacacacacacacacacacacacacacacacacacacacacacacacacacacatatatatatatatatatatatatatatacaatttaaattgatatttttttatatcttgtaAATAGGCTCTACTCCATCTCaagataacatttaaataatgcaatttCATCTAAAAATATCTGAGCAGACCTTTTCAATCTGCAAGGTCTACAAGAATATGAATTCATGCAAAGTGTCTGGATGGTCTAGGAGGGTAATGTCAGAATGAGCTCATTCATATTCACGAGTTCATTATCATATTCATGACATCACAGCCTGCTCATCGACCTCCCACTCGTTCCACTCTAGAACTCATTCCTCCACCACTACATGGCTTTCAGTAGACCTACATATCTTACATATATCTTTACTGAGCTCTTTGAATACTTGATTTAGTAATAATACAGCTTTTAAAGGATGTTCATATTTCTCTTCATGTCTTTCTGGCCTCCAGGTTTAAGTCTCTGCTCTCTAACAGACCAGCGGCTGAGAACACGTGCATTGAGATCAGTCATGTCAAGTACAACATTTTTCAGGTTGGAATCTACTGACTCATAAATCCCACTCAAACTCATGTCGGTATTACAGTCAAACTACGCAAGCCTAATTCCTACCTCTGTCAGCACAATTCAGCTTAATGACAAAATGTGCCTGTGCATTTGTGACTAGTGCTTAGCTCGTCTCGTCTGTCTTATAATGTTTCTGAGAAGGTTTTGTTGTGTTTCAGCTGGTCATGCAGTACCTCTACTGTGGCGGCACTGAGTCACTGCACATCAGGAACACTGAAGTTATGGAGGTATTAAATATTCCCTTCTCTTTCCTCATTTATGACCATTTTTTCCCAACCACACACTAATGATGACTTAATGACTGATGGCTTGAAAGGATGTTTAATGTGACGAATGAATGTGTTACGGTCTGATAACATGGGGAAGATTTCTCATGGAAAACTCTTTAGAAAAATATGCGAATATAAACAGGTGGAGTCTCTCTTACACGTAAGACTGCAGCAGAAATTGTGATAAATGCTTATGTATTTTCAATTGAATTAAGTGATTGCTCTTGCTTGTGATGAACCTGAAAGCTCGATGAGTTTGGCTCATTCTGGGTTCCTCTGCTTCAAAGCTCCTGTCTGCAGCCAAGTTCTTCCAACTTGAAGCTCTCCAAAGACACTGTGAAATCATCTGCTCCAAGAACATCACAACAGACACCTGCGTGGACATTTACAAACATGCCAAGGTACTCTGAACCATTCATTTATGAACATTCAGTTCTATTAGAATATTCATACTTACAaatctccatttatttattttgtgcagtatactttttcttcttttatttctttcttttattaaataattattgtttgtatattcatgttgttattatttatatctaCATTTATCTATTAGtttattctttttaataaaaaatatttttttatttaataata harbors:
- the btbd11a gene encoding ankyrin repeat and BTB/POZ domain-containing protein 3-A isoform X3, which encodes MHHLQPLHIKNPSNGTPVHQNRTGTVHWEPEALYTLCYFMHCPQMEWENPNVEPSKITLHTERPFLVLPPLMEWIRVALAHTEHRRSFSVDSDDVRQAARLLLPGVDCEPRQLKADDCFCATRKLDAASTEAKFLQDLGFRMLNCGRTDLVKQAVNLLGPDGINSMSEQGMTPLMYACVRGDEAMVQMLLDAGADINSEVPSSLHKHPSVYPETRQGTPLTFAVLHGHVPVVQLLLDARASVEGAIQDGTENYTETPLQLASAAGNFELVSLLLERGADPLIGTTYRNGISSGPLGEMNSYSLAASHGHRNVFRKLLSQVEKDKGDVLSLEEILAEGSETVERRVPQNEATLRTGKAKLRALREAMYHSAEHGHVDITIDIRSLGVPWTLHTWLESLRTCFVQQRRPLIQGLLKDFSCIKEDEYTEELLTHGLPLMFQILRASKNEVISQQLSVIFTQCYGPFPIPKLTEIKKKQTSRLDPHFLNNKEMSDVTFLVEGKPFYAHKVLLFTASPRFKSLLSNRPAAENTCIEISHVKYNIFQLVMQYLYCGGTESLHIRNTEVMELLSAAKFFQLEALQRHCEIICSKNITTDTCVDIYKHAKFLGALELAAFIEGYFLKNMVLLIELENFKQLLYEVPAESPGPGPSYDVLHDLERTLALRIRSIHLSTSKGSIV